A stretch of the Acyrthosiphon pisum isolate AL4f chromosome A2, pea_aphid_22Mar2018_4r6ur, whole genome shotgun sequence genome encodes the following:
- the LOC115034139 gene encoding uncharacterized protein LOC115034139 produces the protein MKPVAQALDILQGEKKNCIGYLLPTISAINNSYDEMKNLKFCQPLVLSLKKGLAKRFQRFMSCENCQISAVLIPKFKLNWAKPHDKVNIRQRLIDYLISDNEKDDNSLSLPMSIDQITGSDSEDDFLQFGDTVETDYFPNNNIQMLVDNYLSNTMLKTPNDLPLPLKKAYIRFNTAIPSSAPVERLFSAGGQLMEKRRGKMADKNVEMTLLLKYNKYFNIM, from the exons ATGAAACCAGTTGCCCAAGCTTTGGATATTTTGcaaggagaaaaaaaaaattgcattggttatttattacctaccattAGCGCAATAAATAATTCCTATGATGAGATGAAAAATCTTAAGTTTTGTCAACCTCTTGTTCTCAGCTTAAAGAAAGGACTCGCTAAAAG ATTTCAAAGATTCATGTCTTGCGAAAACTGTCAAATATCAGCTGTCTTAATTCCAAAATTTAAACTGAATTGGGCCAAACCGCATGACAAAGTTAATATAAGACAGCGACTGATTGATTATTTGATCTCAGATAATGAGAAGGATGATAATAGTTTGTCACTACCCATGTCAATAGATCAGATTACTGGTAGTGATTCGGAAGATGATTTTTTACAGTTTGGGGACACTGTAGAAACAGATTATTTTCCAAACAATAACATACAAATGTTGGTGGATAACTATCTATCAAACACAATGTTAAAAACACCTAATGATTTACCTTTACCGTTGAAAAAAGCATACATAAGGTTCAATACAGCGATACCCTCATCAGCTCCTGTAGAAAGGCTGTTTAGTGCAGGAGGGCAATTAATGGAAAAAAGGAGAGGAAAAATGGctgataaaaatgttgaaatgacCTTGttactgaaatataataaatatttcaatatcatGTGA